Part of the Eikenella corrodens genome is shown below.
AAGCGATTAATCGATATGGGTTGCTATCGTGGTTTTCGTCACCGCCGTGGCTTGCCATGTCGCGGGCAGCGTACTAGGACTAATGCACGTACCAGAAAAGGCCCTCGTAAGGCAATTGCAGGCAAAAAAGGTTAGGAGATTAAGTTAAATGGCTAAAGCAACTACAGCTGCGCGTACGCGTAAAAAAGTACGGAAAGTAGTGAATGATGGTATTGTGCATATTCATGCCTCTTTTAATAATACTATCATTACAATCACTGATCGACAGGGTAATGTTCTGTCTTGGGCTACGTCTGGTGGTGCGGGATTTAAAGGATCTCGTAAAAGTACCCCCTTTGCCGCTCAGGTAGCTGCAGAAGCTGCTGGTAAGGCTGCGCAGGAGTACGGTGTGAAGAATTTGGAAGTTCGCATTAAAGGGCCAGGGCCAGGTCGAGAGTCTTCTGTTCGCTCTCTAAAT
Proteins encoded:
- the rpsK gene encoding 30S ribosomal protein S11; protein product: MAKATTAARTRKKVRKVVNDGIVHIHASFNNTIITITDRQGNVLSWATSGGAGFKGSRKSTPFAAQVAAEAAGKAAQEYGVKNLEVRIKGPGPGRESSVRSLNAIGFKIVSITDVTPLPHNGCRPPKKRRI